In one Plasmodium falciparum 3D7 genome assembly, chromosome: 14 genomic region, the following are encoded:
- a CDS encoding DNA mismatch repair protein MSH2, putative encodes MENHEVEEVNEDQILCLYIDTKKYQKSLGVCFYNYLKYEFLMTEFIDNGHFTALESLFIQKRPHKCFFNSTNDLVDDERLLNLFKICNVQAIPLEKKKYDATNLKDELKLIISHNDDVRNYDKHLELENACKCLMVLINYLKLKENQDIHNQCKINIHNMDLYMRLDKAAISALNILPNKKNIHSYNNNTSLLKFLDKCNTTIGSKKLVSWLTQPLTNVAEINKRLNIVEFFIKEDDARNVIFCNYLKRIPELDKLNHYLKEINQNNEIRVNSKYNEEMILKDIVKMYYSILDFKQIYFTLKPIQGKNKETIDEIIINPLRDILNKFSKLLDMIEITIDLEEVQENKVYLISTSFDNELEIIANEKNALMKKIKKHKDDVEKDIFADKYDRTYKRANREDIRLVDCNTNVFLFRVTKKDCGLVQQDKKKYMTVRMNKNEFLFTTNTLKNLCKQYDHCLNIYNTLQSEIINKTICAVSTYTPVIEKFIDLVSTLDVLISFSVVCHNSPFPYVRPVIVDHGENVIMRKSRHPLLELQYNLNNFIPNDIHMNKKNSRLIIVTGPNMGGKSTYIRQTAIICILAQIGMFVPCDFCEVPIFTQIMCRVGASDFQLKGISTFLSEMIEAAAIVKNADQNSFIIVDELGRGTSTYEGLGISWSIGKYILDNIKCFCLFATHFHEMSNIAYQCEGVINRHVETTIDKEKKKICFLYEIKDGASNKSYGVNVAEIAKLPKEVIQKAYEKVEELESAENKYYLKEKLNIDTSASADENYKMKISNYMKIKDEIHYLFSSTNENEFMERFVSKKNYLKELAI; translated from the coding sequence TAGAGGAAGTTAATGAGGATCAAATATTATGCTTATACATAGATACGAAAAAATATCAGAAAAGTTTAGgtgtatgtttttataattatttaaaatatgaatttttaaTGACAGAATTTATTGATAATGGACATTTTACAGCTTTAGAATCTTTATTCATACAGAAAAGACCACATAAGTGTTTTTTCAATAGTACTAATGATTTAGTTGATGATGAAAGACTTTTAAATTTGTTTAAAATTTGTAATGTTCAAGCTATTCCTttggaaaagaaaaagtatgATGCAACAAATTTAAAAGATGAATTAAAGCTAATTATATCTCATAATGATGATGTAAGAAATTATGATAAACATTTAGAATTAGAAAATGCATGTAAATGTTTAATggttttaattaattatttaaaactaAAAGAAAATCAAGATATACATAATCaatgtaaaattaatatacataatatggATTTATATATGAGATTAGATAAAGCAGCTATTAGTGCATTAAATATCCTtccaaataaaaagaatatacatagttataataataatacaagtTTATTGAAATTTTTAGATAAATGTAATACTACGATAGGTTCCAAAAAATTAGTATCATGGTTAACACAACCATTAACTAATGTTgcagaaataaataaaagattaAATATTGTtgaatttttcataaaagaagatgatgctcgtaatgttattttttgtaattatttaaaaaggaTACCAGAATTAGATAAACTtaatcattatttaaaagaaataaatcaaaataatgaaattcgAGTAAAttctaaatataatgaagaaatgATTTTAAAGGATATtgtaaaaatgtattattctATTTTAGATTTTAAACAAATTTACTTTACTTTAAAACCTATTCAAGGAAAAAACAAAGAAACTATAGACGAAATCATTATAAATCCTTTACGTGACATTTTGAATAAattttctaaattattaGATATGATTGAAATAACTATAGACTTAGAAGAAGTTCAAGAAAATAAAGTTTATTTAATTTCGACAAGTTTTGATAATGAACTAGAAATTATTgctaatgaaaaaaatgccttaatgaagaaaatcaAAAAACATAAAGATGATGTagaaaaagatatttttGCAGATAAATATGATAGGACTTATAAAAGAGCAAATAGAGAAGATATTAGATTAGTAGATTGTAATACCAAcgtatttttatttagagTAACAAAAAAAGATTGTGGTTTAGTTCaacaagataaaaaaaaatatatgacagtacgtatgaataaaaatgaattctTATTTACAACgaatacattaaaaaatttatgtaaACAATATGATCattgtttaaatatttataatacattaCAATCAGAAatcataaataaaacaatatgtGCTGTTTCTACATATACACCAGTTATTGAAAAGTTTATTGATTTAGTATCTACATTAGATGTATTAATATCTTTTTCAGTCGTTTGTCATAATTCACCATTTCCATATGTTCGACCAGTAATAGTCGATCATGGAGAAAATGTAATTATGAGAAAATCACGTCATCCATTGTTAGAATTACAATATAATTTGAATAACTTCATACCTAATGATAtccatatgaataaaaagaaCAGTAGGTTAATTATAGTTACCGGACCTAATATGGGAGGGAAAAGTACATACATTAGACAAACAgctattatatgtatattagcTCAAATAGGTATGTTTGTACCATGTGATTTTTGTGAAGTTCCTATATTTACACAAATTATGTGCAGAGTTGGAGCTTCCGATTTTCAATTAAAAGGAATTTCAACCTTTTTATCAGAAATGATAGAAGCAGCAGCAATTGTAAAAAATGCTGATCaaaattcttttattattgttgacGAACTAGGTAGAGGTACATCTACTTATGAAGGATTAGGTATAAGTTGGTCTAttggaaaatatattttagataatataaaatgtttttgtCTATTTGCAACTCATTTCCATGAAATGTCAAATATTGCTTATCAATGTGAAGGGGTTATTAACAGACATGTAGAAACTACAATTGATAaggagaaaaagaaaatttgctttttatatgaaattaaAGATGGAGCTTCAAATAAAAGTTATGGAGTTAATGTTGCTGAAATTGCCAAATTACCAAAAGAAGTTATTCAAAAAGCTTATGAAAAAGTAGAGGAACTCGAATCAgctgaaaataaatattacttaaaagaaaaattaaatatagatACTTCAGCAAGTGCtgatgaaaattataaaatgaaaatttcaaattatatgaaaataaaagatgaaattcattatttattttcatctaCTAATGAAAATGAATTTATGGAACGCTTCGtttccaaaaaaaattatttaaaagaattagCTATATaa